A stretch of DNA from Vulcanisaeta thermophila:
TAGGTCACGGCCTGAGCCATTAGGAATAATGCAAAGCCCGCGAGGGCAACGCCAATGTTAGACGCGAGTACATTCCTATTGCCCAGTAAGTTTACAGGGACCAGTGGGTACCTCTCAGTGGTTTCATAAAGTATGAACACACCAAAGGATAATACAAAGAGCACAAGTAGCGAAATCACCATGGGGTCCGACCACCCGTAGGTTGGCGCTTCCGTCAACGCAATCAAGCCGCTGGACAGGGAGACCGTGAGTAGAAAGAGCCCAACCCAATCAATGGGTTGCGGATTCCTAACCCTACTCTCCCTAATGTATAAGTAAACCATCAAATCCTCAAGCACTATGAATGGGTAGACCGTGTGGTAAGTGGCTTGCCAACCCATGGTCTGGGAAACATAGGCACCAAGCGGTAGTGAAACAGCCATACCCACACCAAACATGGCCGAGATCAAGCCCTGAACCTGAGGGACCATCCTCGGCGGGAACTCCTCCCTAACCAGGGCAAAGGCCAGGGGCATCATAGCCATACCCACACCCTGCAATGCCCTACCCACCAGGAGCATTGGGTAATTCACCGAGAAGCCCGTTATGAAGGCACCTACCGTGTATATGACCATTGTGGTGAGGAGCATCCTCTTCTTACCGTAAAGATCACCCAGCTTACCCATTATTGCCGAGGACAGGGTACCCATGAGTATGTAGATGGAGAGTATCCAGGACGCATCGGCTGCGGATATGCCCATTTGATCCTGTATCGTGGGTAGGGAGGGCACGAGCATGCCCTCGGTGTACATCACCACAAGCGTCAGCGTGACCAAAATACCAGTGGCCCTCCAGGCATACCTAACATCATACTCACCCTCACCCCCTAGACCAGCTCCACCTCGTAGCACTCACCATCACCCTCACACGTGTAGTAACCCACTGTGTAATCCACAAGCCTACCAGGCGCGGGCGAGTGGGCGTTCCTAACCACGGTATTGTTACCGCCCATCCTACGCCTCCTAATGGCGGCCACAGCCCCTATCACAATGACCACTATTATCAAAACCACCACTATCAACAACAGGACATTGGGTGCAGGCTTAATAGTCACGTAGGTGGTTATGGACTCCGTGAGCGGGTACAGGGAACCAGTTTGGTTCCAAACCAGTGTCAGAACCAGCGGATACGTACCTGGAGGCGCGTTGGAATCCACATCCACGAGGAAGGTAACATTGATAGGCTGCCCAGGCTTCAAATCACCAATGAACACCTCGGACGCCGTCAAGGCAGACAATGGATTGTTAGAGGACACGTGCGGCTGGATAACCTGGCTAGTGGACATGTGAACAACCACATTCTGAGCCTCCACATCACCAACATTCTCAAGGGTTATTGTAATGGGAACCTTAGAGGCACCAGGTGATAGGCCGGGGTTCGTGATACTGCTAAAGAGCGCCCAGAGGTCATTTAGGCTAAGGCTTGGTGGTTGTGGGTAAGTCACGCCCGTGACTATTATGTCAGCCTTAGGCCTAACATAAAGGGTATAAACCCTACTGGAGGACCCACCATCGAAATCCACGGTTATGTAAACACTGTAATTACCCGCAACCCCAGGCGCGCTTATAGGAACCGTCAACTGAATGGGCTGTCCAGTGGGTATTGCACCAAGTATTATGGGCATACTCACAAGGGATATATTACCCGCGCTACTCGTCACGTATAAACTCGCATTATAAGCCACACCACTACCCACATTAATAATACTCAAAACCAACTCAGCCATGGAATACCCCTCAAAAACCTCAGGCGGGTTCGTGGCCACGGACTGCACATAAACCGTGGGCCTCTGGGACACGATCAACGGCGCATCAACCACGGTATCAACACCACCAAAGTAATCAATGCCCAGGACCAACGTGTAATTACCCTGGGGTATGTAATTGGGCACGTAGACATAAAACGTAACAGGCGTGGGCTCACCAGGCAGTAAACCGGGCAGGTGAGCCGTATTATTAACCGCATACATACCATCGGGTAGGGACTCCAGGGTCACCGTAACATTAGTCACCGGGGTATTACCATAGTTGGTAACGTAAATGGTCAGGGGCAGGTAATTACCAGGTAGGGGCTGAACCACATCATTGGGAGTCCCAAAAAACGCCATGGCACTAAAGCCCACATAACCAAGCACGGGCACCATCACATTAGTACTAACACTCACACTGGACTTACTAGTGGACACGGAAGGCGTGGCACCAAGCACCGTGGGTATGGATATGGTGAATGTCTCAGTCTTAACACCAGTCACCACGGGGACACCATTCTGAAGGGTGGTGGTCACCAACGTGGTCACCGGGACAGAGATACTCTCATAACCAATCATGGGCCTCTCAGTAACCGTAACATTAACCTCGGTGTAATTAACGGTAATGGGAACCGTGTAAATACCCAAAGAGGCGCTGGGATCCACCTCCACATACACAACACAGGAACTATTACCCTCAGGGGGAACCACGGGAATTTCACAATAATTCGACGTGGAGTTCACATAGTAAACGGGCTTAA
This window harbors:
- a CDS encoding MFS transporter, giving the protein MLRGGAGLGGEGEYDVRYAWRATGILVTLTLVVMYTEGMLVPSLPTIQDQMGISAADASWILSIYILMGTLSSAIMGKLGDLYGKKRMLLTTMVIYTVGAFITGFSVNYPMLLVGRALQGVGMAMMPLAFALVREEFPPRMVPQVQGLISAMFGVGMAVSLPLGAYVSQTMGWQATYHTVYPFIVLEDLMVYLYIRESRVRNPQPIDWVGLFLLTVSLSSGLIALTEAPTYGWSDPMVISLLVLFVLSFGVFILYETTERYPLVPVNLLGNRNVLASNIGVALAGFALFLMAQAVTYLFESPQPLGYGLDILSTGVMMIPMALVQMVVAPIAGRVITRIGAKILAIIGSSIAIIGLVMLTLLSFSGLPLIILSMSVLAAGVSMVNVSVINILVFSVGRRNMALATGLNSVFRNIGSAWGPAVAGTLMSMYQAPLIVSLNPIYWVELPSHFAYQLMFILTAVLYVFAIMIIVTLSQEIFVRGEIRVRAYE
- a CDS encoding COG1361 S-layer family protein; protein product: MDPISLSIIVLAHWLLNQPVVPGEDSYLVFTVFNPTQAYYFNMTITINSSLIKPVYYVNSTSNYCEIPVVPPEGNSSCVVYVEVDPSASLGIYTVPITVNYTEVNVTVTERPMIGYESISVPVTTLVTTTLQNGVPVVTGVKTETFTISIPTVLGATPSVSTSKSSVSVSTNVMVPVLGYVGFSAMAFFGTPNDVVQPLPGNYLPLTIYVTNYGNTPVTNVTVTLESLPDGMYAVNNTAHLPGLLPGEPTPVTFYVYVPNYIPQGNYTLVLGIDYFGGVDTVVDAPLIVSQRPTVYVQSVATNPPEVFEGYSMAELVLSIINVGSGVAYNASLYVTSSAGNISLVSMPIILGAIPTGQPIQLTVPISAPGVAGNYSVYITVDFDGGSSSRVYTLYVRPKADIIVTGVTYPQPPSLSLNDLWALFSSITNPGLSPGASKVPITITLENVGDVEAQNVVVHMSTSQVIQPHVSSNNPLSALTASEVFIGDLKPGQPINVTFLVDVDSNAPPGTYPLVLTLVWNQTGSLYPLTESITTYVTIKPAPNVLLLIVVVLIIVVIVIGAVAAIRRRRMGGNNTVVRNAHSPAPGRLVDYTVGYYTCEGDGECYEVELV